The sequence ACCGCCGCCGTCGCCGTCACCCAGGCCAACATCGATTTGTCCTACAACGTCACTGGACTTAACGAGTAAGTGTTTAAAGGAAATCTACTTACTTTAAAAACTTGTATTTCTATACCGTTTCCTGTGAAATTTTCCTCCTTAGAACTATTccaactttttaaaaacctttggCAACTTGCACATCCGCAGCTGCACTTATACTTacttaatacttttttttttaaattccgtactgtaaaacgggaccctattactaagacaccactgtccgtctgtctgtccgtcaatCTGttaccagactgtatctcatgaaccgtgatagctggacagttaagttgacattttcacaaattatgtatttctgttgccgatagcaaaaaacactaaaaattacggaaccctaggtgggcgagtccgactcgcacttgtccagttTTCTTACTTAATACCTTTTTCTAGATACCTGGACTACTTCAACCTGATGCTGTACGATTTCTACGGCTCTTGGAATACTGAGACTGGAGTAAACGCGCCTCTCTACGCTCAGTTAACTGACGACCCCTCCTTAAATTTTAATGTTGTAAGTAATTAATCACTTAAAAGTTAACATTTCTTCTTCTAACGCATAGTCTGAGGTTAGTTATATTACGGATgacttaactttttaattttcttgCAAAATGTAACTGTTCTTTATAGTAGCTTAGCGTGTCTTTGATCTTTACACACAGTCGGAGTATTTTGGGCAAACAATGTAGGCGCCTGTGCCTTTATAATGATTCCATTCCTTCCGTGAAATTCTTCAATGTTTATTTGGTAGGATTTTAAGTACTTAGCAACACcttataatcatgatttttcctctctatatacatatgtagttaGTTTTACTAGGCATTTTCCGTAAATGGTCCACCATTGTGCATGAAAACGAGGGAGTGGTACTCGTATTATACTTTAACCAACCCCAGCTCCTCCACGAAACCAAGCAAGCTTTTCAGGTTAAGGAGTGTGTACAGTCACCGCACGGGATTGTTATGGCATTAAGGGAtcttgctaaattggacattctatagcgtaagtattgtaCAACCAATtaagctaggaccctaaatgacgcaacaatcgcggagcgtctacttcctcgcgttgtcccggcattttgccacggctcatgggagcctggggtccgcttggcaactaatcccagtaattggcatgggcactagtttttacgaaagcgactgcgattcgaccttccaacccagagggtacctaaactaaactaggcccgtattgggattagtccggtttcctcacgatgttttccttcaccgaaaagcgactggtaaatatcaaatgatagttccgaacataagttccgaaaaactcattggtacgagccggggttcgaacccgagacctccggattgcaagtcgcacgctcttaccgctaggccacaatcgcggagcgtgatggtacataaATTGTTTATTACAGAACAACTCTGTCCACGTCTGGATCAACAACGGCGCGACTCCCTCTAAGCTGGTGTTGGGTATGGGAGCGTATGGCAAGACCTTTAACCTGACCAGTCTGAACAACACTTCGACCGGAGCGCCAATCACCGGAATTGCATTAGGCGGCCCTTATGTTGCAGAAGATGGAACTTACAGTTACTATGAGGTATTTACATACAGAGAGTTACGTTTGGCGTATGTCGATGTAcgatcacagacaagacatccaccagactgagcatagtagcgctaccccctctgccacaaatatacggtagttttactccattttcgagttaAAGTgtatttgtgtgacgtccgtgtctttgaacggaccaatcacggcacgggaccgcttacctcgtcccccgcaccccagtatttttggcagcatcggtttcatgaaataattgctctaaactcctaGAGGATTTCTAGTCTATGTGTACGACTGACATCCTGGCTATGTCCTCAAATGGGAGAGTTTCCTGGCTGACGAGTTGACGATACTGAATTAAAAACTTTTGCAATCATTTCAGATTTGCGAAGACCAAATCAACAACGCCGCAGAATGGAACATTACCGAGGTTGAGGGCAACTACGTGTATGCTAATAAGGATCTATTCTGGGTCGGCTACGACAACCCCAACACTATTACGGCTAAGGTGAGTAGAAAGCGGCTATTTATGGAAAGtctaggtgtataatttgttagtgTTTTGACTTTTGTGTAAcacgtgcgaaaccggggcgggtcgctagtttaatagAAATTCATCTCTTTGACGGATATCGGTACGTACCGCACTGGATTCATAAaggatgtattatttattttttgcaagaaacggACAATAGTCACTGTCAATCtccttaatctgtcagctcccacggctcatatatgagccagaacgcttatggtggtACATAACgtaattaaatgttttaatcGCGAAAGCAATCCGCGCGGCAACAGCAACtcaatttatcaaggaaattgggaatattacgcgaaactctgcgtagggggcgccactaccacagtCCATCACAATCTACCACGAAAcaagaaaatcgaaatttcgttatctaacctctctatcactcttgcacattaattcataatttattcattGCTTTTTGCATTCGCGCGATAAAGAAGCTGATAactaaatttcgattttcgcgtttcccggtaggcccttgttaacaaaccgccttgattagggtttgctcccggtactgagtttgtatggcgagaaccgggaattcccgggaattcccggttctcgccatacaaactcagtaccgggagcaaaccctagccttgatgcatcaatgtcatattttattgtctgtgaaaacttgtcaaaaacttaAACAGTTTTTGACAAGCACAGTACGTATTACgtattactctatggtttacttctgacgctagtgctgcactctggcggcagaatatTGCAGTAATATTCCCAATTGACAGTGAAATCGCCCGATTCCGCTCCTGCAGTCGCAAATGTCGCAATCTAATTACAACTTTaactttaattttctcattagcTGACTGGAAAAGCGTACTTTGCTTCATTTTAAATTCcttaaaatctatttatttcaatatttaaagtTTCTTTTGCTTTTGCAGGCACAATACGCCAAGACCATGGGCCTGGGAGGTATCATGTACTGGGCTGTAGACTTGGATGACTTCGGTGGCATCTGCGGAGATAAGTACCCGCTCATCTCAGCGGGCATTGCTGGGTATAACTCTGTTTAACTTTAGCAAAAGTTTTGCTGCAAAATAAAAGGTTTTCAATTATTGTATTtgtgttttatcattgttttgGCGCTTCCCCGAATGCATCcttagggcccatttagacgatgcgagaactcgcatgcgagtttcattacattgcgggttttcttcggtcggttgaattggacgaaaacaatagtccgcaatgtaactaaaatcgcatgcgagttcgtgcgccgtctaaatcagcccttatgaAGTTGACGTTCTAAAATTATGTTTCGTACCTAAAAATCGTATGTTCCTTTGTCGCGGTTCAAGCCCCCGACGTCCTTATACGTACCTAAGGCTTGagaaggtacagtcgccattataTGTATCTGAGCGgcagaggtgctcaaaaatatctgaacattgcgggttttgattggtcggttgaattggacgtaaccaacagtccgcaatgtaactaaaatcgcatgcgagttcgcgcgccttcTAATTCAGCCcttatagtagattgttaaccaagggatgaaaggcactcattcctgccgaggtagtttagcgctcgaacgcagtgagagcgccaataatccgaggctgaaatgatgcctttcacccgagttaaacactctacttttcatttcaagTACGAAGAATGTAAATAACATGtgtttttataaaacatgaCTCAGTATAATTTTTTATAGCATTTCTTGGGGACTTTCAATTAATCATTTAggtaaaagtatcgttatttatggaatggaaagttaaatatcagaatggaaattgtataacatatCCATTGATTTAGTACCTATGtgaatattgtaaatatttatattgtaattaactttaaatgaataaacacaaatccatttaaaacccaattttaattgcttatcgtcaaaaaatgaaaaaaaaatcgtattggAAAGTAAAATAGGTACTCTAATAGGTAATGTAGAAACGTACCTATCACTTTCTGCACATTTTTAGagcaacaatgaccctctttcagagcaagAGAAATGAAAAACTATTTACGAGCACCACggtatatctgatagcgactgtaccagAAATACaacttaaattatttttgtacattATACAATGTAGCAATctaaattttatttaggtacaatagCAGTCTAAATTCTTCATAGCTGTAGGATCGTATACAACCAAGATCGAAGGAAATTcctgtaaacaaaaatattctCGCGAATccgatt comes from Cydia amplana chromosome 15, ilCydAmpl1.1, whole genome shotgun sequence and encodes:
- the LOC134654809 gene encoding acidic mammalian chitinase-like, with the translated sequence MKVLVVCALLCLGGSLAAASGVVVCYYGEWANERAGVGRFGVSDLPTDLCTHIVYSFLLPNGTTGGIIPPTQTTYEGKGNYVADLIALKEQNADLKIMAAIGGWNEGSANFSAVVNNDTLRATLVSNLYNYIDTNGFDGLDVDWEYPAQREGASDTDKPFFLVSNRLFEELFSLCIFQEQFVTFIKELKEAFTEKSYLLTAAVAVTQANIDLSYNVTGLNEYLDYFNLMLYDFYGSWNTETGVNAPLYAQLTDDPSLNFNVNNSVHVWINNGATPSKLVLGMGAYGKTFNLTSLNNTSTGAPITGIALGGPYVAEDGTYSYYEICEDQINNAAEWNITEVEGNYVYANKDLFWVGYDNPNTITAKAQYAKTMGLGGIMYWAVDLDDFGGICGDKYPLISAGIAGYNSV